The window CCCACCGATGAACAGCGAGTCGTACGCCACCGACATTCCGTCTCCTTTGACCAGAAATCTCAAGTGAGCTAGCTCATCTACCGCGAGTCGGTGTGAGCTAGGTCATGCAGAGCGTAGAGGTTTCAGACGGCGATAGTCAAGGGCTATAACTAGATGGTGCGCTCGGCCCGACACGCTTGCCACGGTCGCCCGCAAGCTGCCAGGACCGGCCGGACGGCTGTCGGGCCGCGCATGGAACCCGTCACGGCGGCCCACTGCCGACTCCGCGGGCTGCGGCGTGCTCGGGGGCCTGTCCGTCAGCTCAGCGATCGACGGGATCGTCGCAGGGCGGGTCGGTTGGCCAGCGGCGGTGAATATTGACTCGGGCCCGATCACTGTCGGCGCACATCGCTGGCCGGCGGGTTCCCATGGCCGTGGGATGCCGGAGTTGCGTTCGATTACTTCTTTGCCGCGGCGAGTGCGTCGGCGATCCGTACGAACTTGTCACGGGGACGGGACCTGTCGAGTCCGCGTTGGCGTTCGGCGGTGTCGATCGCACACCAGTCCTGCCAGGCCAGTGGCTGGACACCGCGTTCGGCCAGCAGGCCGATCAGGGCGGTATGCTCGTCGATATCTCGGGTGAGCAGGCCGTTGTCGAAGTCTGTCCACAGCTGTGTCACCGTTTGTTCGGCGCAGCCGCGGTTGGTGCCGATCACTCCGCGTGGTCCCCGTTTGACCCAGCCCGTGACATAGACACCGGGTGCTGGTTGACCGTCGTGATCGCGCACGCGCCCGTTGTCGTGGGGCACCCGGCCGCTGCCCGGGTCGAACGGCACCCCGGGGATGGGGTGGCTGCGGTAGCCGATGGACCGCAGTAGCAGCGATGTCTCGATGACGACGGTTTGGCCACCTGGGCCGCGGACACCTAGCCCCTCTACCCTGCCGTCACCGACGACCTCGACCGGTGTCGTCAGGAACCGGAAGACCATTCTTTTGTGGGTTGACGTTGGGCTCCGCTGGGCGAATTCACGGGCGATTTCGACCTTGAGCGCGGTTTCCGCGTCGTCGCCGGGAGCGTCGTGCAGGTCGGCGCCCTCGATGACGACGTCGACACGGTCCAGATTACCCAGGGCCAGGAACTCCCCGACCGAGAAGGCGGCGTCGCGCAGTCCGCGCCGCGCCACGATGACGACCTCCCGTATCGCGCTGGTGGATAACGCATCCACCGCGTGCTGGGCGATGTCAGTACGTGCCAGCTCATCGGGCTCGCTGAGCATGATGCGGGCGACGTCTAACGCGACGTTGCCGTTGCCGATGATCACCGCCCGCTGGCCGGACAAGGCGAATTCGGCGTCGGCGTGATCGGGATGGCCGTTGTACCAGCCGACGAACTCCGCAGCCGTGTGGCTGCCGGGCAGGTATTCGCCGGGCAGCCCCAGGTCCCGGCTGGCGCTGGCTCCGGTCGCGTAGATCACCGCGTGGTGGTGCGCGAGCAGTTCTTGGTGGGTGAGGTCGCGGCCAACCTCGACGTTGAAGTGACACTGCAGCCGGGGATGACACAGCGCGGTGTCGAACAGGTCGGCGATGGCTTTGGTGTGTTGGTGGTCGGGTGCCACTCCAGCGCGCAGCAGCCCGTATGGCGTGGGTAGCCGCTCAAACATCGCCACCTGCACCCCGTCGATGCGAGTCAGCTCGCCGGCGGCGTAACAGCCTGCGGGTCCGGCGCCCACGATCGCCACGCGAAGCGACCCGGGCCGCACCGGGGCATGATCGCGGCGCGGCACCGGCTGGTCGGCTGGGGAGGGGTGGAGCTGGAAGTAGCGGGCGTTGATGTCGCCGAACCGCTGCTGGCCGGGCGGCAATTCGTCGTGGTGGTAGATGGCGCCGACGGGACACTCTTGCACGCAGGCGCCGCAGTCGATGCACGCCGCCGGGTCGATGTAGAGCATCTCGGAGTCAGTGGATTCTCCCGGCGCGCCGACGGGCCCGATGCAGTCGACCGGGCACACCGACACGCAGCTGGCGTCCTTGCAGCAGCTCTGGGTGATCACATACGTCATCGGGCGGGCCCCTCAACAGCTCGTCATTCTAGCGTCGGCTTGTGTGCCCCAGCGGGTCTGCCGCGGGGCGCCGGTCAGCGCAGGGCGGATGGTCCCGTTGGTGTCCGGATGCCATCGCGCGCGTCTCGCTGGCCGTTGGTAGCGGTCGATGACGGGCACGGGGGGGCAGATTCGACAGAGTTCCGCAGCCGGTCCAGCAACTGCGCCAGCTGGCGTAGCTCCCCGCTTGCCAACCCGCTGGTCAGGGTGCTGAGGTAGCGCCAGTGGTGCGGCAGGAATTCCTCGAGCAACCTTTCGGCGGCCGGGGTGATCTCGACCAGAAACGAACGCCGGTCGCGAGGGTTGAGCACCCGCTGCACCAGCGACCGCCGCGCCAGGGTGTCGATCAGGCCAGTGAGGTTGGCGCGCCGAACCGACAGCAATTCGGCCAGCTCGCCCATCGTGACCGGCTCCTGCACTCGGTGCAACACGCTGAGCGCCTGAAACTGGCCCAAACTGAGCTTGTAGGGCGCCAGTTCCGCCGCATGCGTGCGGTCCACCGCCGCGACCGCGCGGTAGAGCATCATCATCGCGGTCAGCGACTCCCGGTCGAGATCATCGCCGGCCTCACGCGCGCTGCGAATGACTTGCTCGGGCACCGACAACCCGGCCCGCCCGATGGCGGCGGGTCGATCGGCGGGCTGCGTGCTCACCTGTGCTCCCTCGTGCCGAGGATTTTGCGTTACGCGGCCAGACTCTACCATTGAAAGCTTGTTGACCTAGATATTTATATACCTGTACTATCTGGGTGTTCGGGGATTCGCGCGCGACACACGCCACAGGAGGACCGTCATGGGCGAGGTGCTGGGAATCGGGTTATCGCATTACCCGCCGCTGAGTGGCCGCGACGACGACATGGCCGGCCTGCTGCGTAAGGCCCTCCACGATCCGGGCATTCCCGCCGCGGAGAAGGACCCAGCGAATTGGCCGGAGTTAATGCGGCGGGAATGGGGCTCTGACGAAGGGCGGTCGGCAGCCGCGGCGCATCGCGCCTCCCTGGTCGCCGGTTTCGAGCGTGCCCGCAACGCCCTCGACGAGTTCGCTCCAGACGTCGTGCTGATCTGGGGCGATGACCAGTACGAGAATTTCCGCGAGGACATCATTCCTCCCTTCTCGGTGCAGGCCTACGACGACATGGAAATCCGGCCGTGGGCACAGGCTGATCACTCCTCGGACATGGTCGACCGCCCCAACGTGTGGGGCGAGGCCGCCGACACGACGGCATTCAAGGTCCGGGGCCGCCGAGACGTGGCCAAGCACCTGGTGAGCTCGTTGCTCGAACGCGGCATCGACGCCGCCTACGCTTATCAGCCGCTGCACCATCCGGGCCTGCCCCACGCGTTCCTCAACGCCATCCTCTATCTCGATTACCACCGCACGGGTTTCGACTATCCCGTCCTCCCGTTTCCCATCAATTGCTACGGGCGCCGGGTCATCAGCTATCAGGGGTTTGCCAGCCGGGTCGATGACATCCGGGAGCTCGATCCGCCCTCGCCGCATCCGGCCCGCATGATGGCGGTCGGCGCGGCAGTCGGCCAAATCATGGCCGACTCGCCGTGGCGGGTCGCTCTGGTGGCCTCGTCGAGTTGGTCGCATGCCTTCTTGTGCGACAAGACCTGGCGGTTGCGGCCCGACACGGCCACCGACCGGCACCTGTACGAGCGGCTCGCCGCCGGTGATGTCGACGCGTGGCGCACGGTGTCGCTGACCGATCTGGAGGAATCGGGCCAGCAGGAACTGCTCAACTGGTTCCCGCTGCTGGGAGCCATGGAAGCACTCGGAACTCCGAGACCGTCCTGGACAGAGTTCATCGAGACCGACGTCTTCAACTCCAACAAGGTCTTCGCCCTTTACCATCCCTGACCCGGGCCCACCACCCCAACATGGGGTCGCATAACAGTGACGAGGAATCGAGTGTGATGGCACAGCCGACGGTGCGGTCGGAGCGGCTCGCGGGTCTCACCCAGGGAATGATCGATTTTCACACCCACGCGATCGACCCCGATCTGCCCGACGTGGGGGCCGCGCACGCGGGGTGCTTTCCCCGGGTCGAGCGCACCGGTGAACGCAGCGCCCAGATTGTCCTCGACGACCGCCCGTATCGCCGCATCGACGACACCTGCTGGTCGACGGCGGCGCGGATCTGCGATATGGATCGTGAGGGCATCGCTGTGCAGGTTCTTTCCCCGATCCCGGTGACGTTGTGCCATGAACAACCCGCGCCAGGAGCCGCGGAGTTGGCGCGCGCCCAGAACGACTTTCTGGCCGCCATGGTCGCCTCGGCGCCACACCGATTCGTGGCCCTCGGCGCGGTTCCGATGCAAGACCCAGCGCTCGCTGTCGCGGAACTGACCCGGTGCGTGACCGAGCTCGGATTCGTCGGCGTCGAGATCGGCACCCGCATTGGCGAACTCGAACTCACCGATGCCCAGTTCACCCCGTTCTTCGACGCCGCGTCGTCACTGTCTGCGGTGATCTTCATCCACCCGGTCGACCGCGACCTTGATCCGCGTGCGACCAGGCTGGGGTTGGCGTTCGGCTTGGGCATGCCCACCGAAACCGCGGCCGCCGCCGCTGCGCTGCTGTCCGCCGGCGTCGTGCAGGCCGCGTCCGCAGCGCGCATCGTCCTTGCGCACGGCGCAGGTGCGCTTCCCGCCCTGCTGCCACGTCTGGACCGCGGGCAACATCTGACAGCCGCCGCCGAAACCGGCGGGCCGATCTCTCAGGCAGCGCGCCGGCTGTGGTGCGATTCGTTGACCTATGACGACGCGAGCCTGCGACTGGCGGTGCGCCGCTTGGGCGAAGACCACGTTGTGCTGGGCACCGACTACCCCTTCGCGGCGCGCGAACAACCCGCCGGCGCTGTCCTGGCGCACCTCGAGCCACATCTGCGGCAACGCATCGGCACCACCAACGCCTGCGCCCTGTGCGCGGGTCGGACCACCCGAACTGTGACGGTTGGGACG is drawn from Candidatus Mycolicibacterium alkanivorans and contains these coding sequences:
- a CDS encoding FAD-dependent oxidoreductase translates to MTYVITQSCCKDASCVSVCPVDCIGPVGAPGESTDSEMLYIDPAACIDCGACVQECPVGAIYHHDELPPGQQRFGDINARYFQLHPSPADQPVPRRDHAPVRPGSLRVAIVGAGPAGCYAAGELTRIDGVQVAMFERLPTPYGLLRAGVAPDHQHTKAIADLFDTALCHPRLQCHFNVEVGRDLTHQELLAHHHAVIYATGASASRDLGLPGEYLPGSHTAAEFVGWYNGHPDHADAEFALSGQRAVIIGNGNVALDVARIMLSEPDELARTDIAQHAVDALSTSAIREVVIVARRGLRDAAFSVGEFLALGNLDRVDVVIEGADLHDAPGDDAETALKVEIAREFAQRSPTSTHKRMVFRFLTTPVEVVGDGRVEGLGVRGPGGQTVVIETSLLLRSIGYRSHPIPGVPFDPGSGRVPHDNGRVRDHDGQPAPGVYVTGWVKRGPRGVIGTNRGCAEQTVTQLWTDFDNGLLTRDIDEHTALIGLLAERGVQPLAWQDWCAIDTAERQRGLDRSRPRDKFVRIADALAAAKK
- a CDS encoding MarR family winged helix-turn-helix transcriptional regulator; translation: MSTQPADRPAAIGRAGLSVPEQVIRSAREAGDDLDRESLTAMMMLYRAVAAVDRTHAAELAPYKLSLGQFQALSVLHRVQEPVTMGELAELLSVRRANLTGLIDTLARRSLVQRVLNPRDRRSFLVEITPAAERLLEEFLPHHWRYLSTLTSGLASGELRQLAQLLDRLRNSVESAPPCPSSTATNGQRDARDGIRTPTGPSALR
- a CDS encoding extradiol ring-cleavage dioxygenase; the encoded protein is MAGLLRKALHDPGIPAAEKDPANWPELMRREWGSDEGRSAAAAHRASLVAGFERARNALDEFAPDVVLIWGDDQYENFREDIIPPFSVQAYDDMEIRPWAQADHSSDMVDRPNVWGEAADTTAFKVRGRRDVAKHLVSSLLERGIDAAYAYQPLHHPGLPHAFLNAILYLDYHRTGFDYPVLPFPINCYGRRVISYQGFASRVDDIRELDPPSPHPARMMAVGAAVGQIMADSPWRVALVASSSWSHAFLCDKTWRLRPDTATDRHLYERLAAGDVDAWRTVSLTDLEESGQQELLNWFPLLGAMEALGTPRPSWTEFIETDVFNSNKVFALYHP
- a CDS encoding amidohydrolase family protein translates to MAQPTVRSERLAGLTQGMIDFHTHAIDPDLPDVGAAHAGCFPRVERTGERSAQIVLDDRPYRRIDDTCWSTAARICDMDREGIAVQVLSPIPVTLCHEQPAPGAAELARAQNDFLAAMVASAPHRFVALGAVPMQDPALAVAELTRCVTELGFVGVEIGTRIGELELTDAQFTPFFDAASSLSAVIFIHPVDRDLDPRATRLGLAFGLGMPTETAAAAAALLSAGVVQAASAARIVLAHGAGALPALLPRLDRGQHLTAAAETGGPISQAARRLWCDSLTYDDASLRLAVRRLGEDHVVLGTDYPFAAREQPAGAVLAHLEPHLRQRIGTTNACALCAGRTTRTVTVGT